Sequence from the Actinocatenispora sera genome:
ATCTCGACACCGACGCCGTGATGCCCGAACACCGCGTACGTCCCGTTCCGCCCCGGCGTGGAGTAGCTGCCGGCGAGCCCGGAGACGCCGGTCACGGTCGACGTCGGATGTTCCTCCTGCGAGGTCTGGTACCCGGGATTGCTCTGGATCTTGCGGCGCAGTCGCTCGCTCAGCCCGGCCAGGTCCCCGGCGTACCTGCTGGCCTCGACCACGACCCGGACGCTGCGCACCGAGAAGACCAGCCGGTACAGCGAGGGCTGCGTCTTGGTGACGTCCAGGACGGCGTCCGCCGGCGCGGCCACGGAGACGCCGAGGCCGACGTCGAGCCGTTCGCCGGCACGCAGCGAGCGCCCGGCGGGCAGCGCGTCGTCGATCGTGGGCAGGCCGATCGCGATGGCGGCGACGACGGCGAGTACGGCGAGGCTGCCGTACAGGTTCGGACGGAGCACGGCAATCCCCACCTCACTCTGAGTCGGTGGTGACCAGCAGAAATGTAGCGCATAGCGCCAAATGGTGCGGTCTCGGAGCGCGCTCGGTGACGGCCTGCCTCCCCATCGCCCCACCTCCACCACCGCCATCGCGCCCGGCGGCACCTCTCATCGTCCGTCCGGCCGCCCTGTTGATCAAGGCGTACCGGTGGGCAACTCCCCCATCGTGTTCGGCGGTACGTGTCACAGAACGCACGCGCAGTAGTCGTGACTCGGGAGCCGTAGCCTGCCATGCATGGAGTTCGCCGAAGTCGTCCGGCGTCGCCGGATGGTCCGCAACTACGACCCCGATCGTCCGGTGCCCGCCGACGTCCGAGACCGGATCCTGCGGCACGCGCTGCGCGCGCCGTCCGCCGGGTTCTCCCAGGGCTGGGCCTTCCTCGTACTGGAGTCGGCCGAGGACCGGGCCCGGTTCTGGGCGGCGACCGCGCCGGACGACTCGACGCCGGACGCGCCCTCGAGGTGGCTGGCCCGGATGTCGACCGCACCACTGCTGGTGGTGCCGCTGTCGCACCGGGACGCCTACCTCGACCGGTACGCGGAGCCCGACAAGGGCTGGACCGACCGGGACGAGGCGCGCTGGCCGGTGCCGTACTGGCACATCGACACCGGGTTCGCCGCCCTGCTGATGCTGCTCACCGCGGTCGACGAAGAGCTCGGCGCGTGCTTCTTCGGCATCCCGCCGGAGCGCATCGACGCGTTCCGCGCCGCCTTCGGCGTGCCGGAGCCGTACCAGCCGATCGGTGCGCTCACCATCGGCTACCGGGCGCCCGACCCGCGCTCGCCGTCGCTGCGCCGCGGCCACCGCCCGTTCGACGACGTGGTCCACTTCGGCCGCTGGTGACGCCGCCAGGCCCTGTCGAGCGGGGCGCAAGGTGGCCGGAAAGCGCTGGCCAGGCGGTACCGCACCATGGTCGACGCCGGAACGGCTGGGCGCGCGAAAGGACGCACCCGCCTGGTGGGGGGTGCGTCCTGGTTGCGCCGTGTTCGTGACGGACAGTCGGTGCCGGATCCTCCTCGCCGCCGCTCGGGGGTGTGCGGTACCGACTCGCCACCATCCGCCGCCGGGGCGACGGATCGGTTGTTCTACTCGCCCTGTCGCTGCGTGGGGATCTGCCCCTGGAGCAGAGCCCGCACCTCAGACTCGCGGTAGCGCCGGTGGCCACCAAGCGTCCGGATGGCGCTCAGCTTGCCGGCCTTGGCCCACCGGGTCACGGTCTTCGGGTCGACCCGGAACATCGAGGCCACTTCCGCCGGGGTGAGCAGCGGCTCGGATTCATGCGTACGCGATGCCATCGGTTATTCCTCCTGATTACTCTCAGCCATCGACCGGGGTCCCGCCGGCCGACGCTCTTCCATGGTCCGTCCTGTCCGCGATGTCCGACATGGGCCGAACGGATGAACTGGGCTGGACAACAGGAGGAACTAAGTCCGATCTATCCCCATTAACTGGCGTGCGGTCAGTTGCGGCGTTCCCGTAGCTGCACCTTCCGCCAACGTTCCAGCAGGTCGGAGTAGAGCTCGCCGGCGGCGTCCGTGTCGCCACGGGCCAGTGCGGCCAGGGTGTCCGCCACCACCCGGGGCGAGTCGTCGTCCAGCAACTCACGGTCACCCATCAGGTAGACCAGGCCGCCGTAGTCCAACTCGACTACCGAGCGTGGGTGGAACTTCTCCAACCAGCGCGCGTCGTTCTCCACCGCCAGCGTCATCGGCGCGTGCTCGCCGACGGTCCGGCGCATCACCGCGAGCGCCCGGTGCGCCCGCCGCCGGGCCCGCGCCATCGACGTCCGGTACCGGACGTGCCGCTCGGTCGGGGCCAGCCCGGCGCGGCGCTCGTCGTACTCCACGAAGGCGAACCAGCGGGCCGGGACCACCCAGCCGGACACCAGCTCGTGCAGCAGCTGGTCGTGCTCGGTCAGCGCGGCGCCGCCGGTACGCAGGTCGCCCAGCGGATCGGCCGCGGTGCGCCAGTCGGCCACCACCCGCTCCGCCACCGCGGTCAGGGCCGGCGGCACGAACGCGTCCGCGAGCGCCGCGGGCACCCCGCGCCGGGCCGACAGCACCCCCTGCGCCACTTGGACCCGCAGGTCCCACGGGCAGACCAGGGTCACCTCGCCGTCGGTCACCGAGTACGCCTCGTCGGGCAGCTCGGGCAGCTTGGTCCAGCCGGCGCCCAGCGCCTCCAGCACGGTGCGCCGCTGCCGCGCCGGGCCGAGCGCCTGCGGTACGGCACGATTGGCCGCCAGGTAGCGCCGCCAGTGTTGCTGGCGGGCACGCTCGAACGCGATCAGCGGTTCGTAGACGCGAAGGTACGACGCGAAGGGCGGCACGGCGCCGATCGTGCCACGTCCGAGCCTCTCACCGCCGACGCGGTGTCCGCGAGTTGGGATGCACCGCACCTGTCGCCCCGTACCGGGCGAGCGCGCGCACTACGCTCAGTTGTACCGGCAGACCCGCCGGCGGCGCGCCGCCACCCCACAAGGACGCGGCCGAGGACACGTAGGAGTGACGAAAAGATGGGCGTATTCACCGCCGACAGCGGCCACGAACAGGTCGTCTTCTGTCAGGACAAGCCGTCCGGGCTGAAGGCGATTATCGCGATCTACTCCACCGCGCTCGGCCCGTCCCTCGGTGGCACCCGCTTCTACCCGTACGAGAGCGAAGCCGACGCGGTCCACGACGCGCTCGAGCTGTCCCGCGGCATGGCGTACAAGAACGCGCTGGCCGGGCTGGACCTGGGCGGCGGCAAGGCGGTGATCTGGGGCGACCCGAACACGATCAAGTCCGAGGCGCTGCTGCGCGCGTACGGGCGGTTCGTCGAGTCGCTGGCAGGTCGCTACATCACCGCCTGCGACGTCGGCACCTACGTCGCCGACATGGACATCGTGGCCAAGGAGACCCGGTACGTGACGGGGCGGTCGGTCGAGCACGGCGGCGCCGGCGACTCGTCCATCCTCACCGCGTACGGCGTGTTCCAGGGCATGCGCGCCGCGGCCGAGCACGCCTGGGGCACCCCGACCCTGCGCGGCCGCCGGGTCGGCGTGGCCGGTGTCGGCAAGGTCGGCCGGTACCTGCTGCAGCACCTCACCGAGGACGGCGCCCAGATCGTCGCGACCGACCCGAGCCCGGCCGCGACCGAGTGGATGCGCAGTACGTTCCCGCAGGTCGACGTCGTCGCGGACACCGACGCGCTGCTGGCCTCCGACATCGACGTGTACGCGCCCTGCGCCATGGGCGGCGCCCTGAACGACGAGACGGTGGGCGCGCTGCGCGCCAAGATCGTCTGCGGTGCGGCGAACAACCAGCTGGCCCACCCCGGCGTCGAGAAGGTGCTCGCCGACCGCGGCGTGCTGTACGCGCCGGACTACGTGGTGAACGCCGGCGGTGTGATCCAGGTCGCGGACGAGATCGACGGCTTCAACTTCGACCGGGCCAAGTCGCGGGCCAGCAAGATCTTCGACACCACCAAGGAGATCCTGGCGCTGTCGGACAGCGACGGGGTGCCGCCCGCGGTTGCCGCGGATCGGCTCGCCGAGCGCCGGATGGCCGAGTGCGGTCGGCTGCGTGGCATCCTGCTGCCCGCTCACTGAGCAGCAACCGTACCGCCGGCTCCCAGCGGGGCCGGCCCGGGGCACCGGTCGGTAGCGGCCGGTGACCGTTCGTACCCATTACTTCGACGCCCCCGGTGCGGCATCGCGCCGGGGCCGCTGTGTGGTCTGCCACCGATGGCTCACTCAAGGGTGGGGCGAGGTGCCGAATCCCGGACCGGCGCTGTACCGTATTAGCCACGAGAGATGCCTAAGTCACCGGGGTCGCCTCCGGCACCCCGTCATTACCGCGTGAGGGGGTCGAGCCATGGGGCGCGGCCGAGCTAAGGCCAAGCAGACAAAGGTGGCCCGGCAGCTGAAGTACCACACCCCTGATACCGACCTCGGGGCGCTTGAGCGCGAACTGGGGAGCGGTCCTTCCAACGGGGACGATCTCAACAGCGTGGACGAATACGGCGACTCGTACGACTCGTACGAGGAGGAGTCGGGGCAGCGCGCCGCCAACGGCCGCTGATCGCCTCGCCTTTCGTCCACGCCGACAGGGCCGGTCCTTCCGGCCACCTCGCCGGTCCGCACGAATCCGTGCGGACCGACCGCGTGCCAGCGGCACGGTTCCGACGCGGCAGCCACCGCGATCCACCGTGCCCCGGCACCGGACCCGCGAGTCCGTCGGCGAAAGAGATCGACAGCAGAAACGGGCCACCCGGTCGACGAGGACCGGGTGGCCCGTTGCCTGCCCACCGGGCGCTGCGGCGCCCGGCAGCCGGTCAGGCGGTCGCGGTGGGCTCGCCGGAACTCGGCGCCGCCGGCGGGACCTCGATCGGCCGGGTCAGCGCGCCGGCCACGGTGCGTGCCCGCGGCGCGGCCACCGCACGCAGCCCGCTGAGCCGGTGCAGCAGCGACTGCTGCCGCTCCGCGACACCCGGACCGACACCGAACTTCGCGATCGCCTTGCGGACCAGGTTCATCCCGCCGAGGCCGGGCAGCTCGTCCATCTTGCGGTCGATCCGCTCGATGTGCTTGGCGCCCTCCGGCCCGCCCATCAGGTAGTTCAGCACGAACGCGGTCTCCCGCTTCGGCTCGATGGTCGAACCGACCGGGCCCCAGAACGCCTTCATCGCGAACCGGGTCAGCTTGCGCGCCTTGGCGGAACGCTCCAGCCGGTCCTTCGCCTGCGAGGCGTAGAAGGCCAGATGCCGGGTTTCCTGCTGCTGCACCCGCTTGAGCAGCTTGGTCAGCTCCGGGTGGTCCTCCCGCTGCATCATTCGCGCGTACGCGGAGTGCGCCGACCACTCGTTGATCGCACCCCAGGACATGTGCACGGCGACAAAATCCTCCCCGATGATGTTCGCCGCGAGCGCCTGGTTGATCGGTGCCAGCCGGTCCTTGACGCCCTGCGCGAGGCGCACCTCACGGATGTGCGCGTAGTCGGCAAGCATGCCGTGCACCCGCAGCACCTCGTCGAGCGCCTCGCCGTGCCAGAACTCCTCGTACGCCCAGTGGGTGAGGAACGCGGTCACCTCCGGGTCCTTGTGCGACGGGGTGACGAGCAGGTCACGCAGGTAACAGATCGTATGGCTCTCTACGTCGGACATGTAACGCAGAGTGCGCAGTGCCGCCGGGGTGAGCGGTCGTTCTCGGAACGAGTCGTAATCGACGTCGTCGAACTTGACCCGCACCGAGTTGTTCTTGTAGTTGCTGATGTCGAAGGCCACGTAGGTATTCGTATCCTGTACCGGCGCGGATCGCTAGCGGCGGAGCGTGCCGAATCTCCCCGATGGCCGGCAAACCGACCGTGAGATTGACCAAGTCACGAACACCGCCGCTGCGCAGCGTGAGCGGTACGGCCGGCACGGTTTACGCCCGGCTTGCCAGCGAGAGACACTGACGGGCGGATTGTTCGTCCGGCACCGCGGAACCGTCTGTGACCACGCCGGAAGACCGCAGGGCACCACCGCATCCGCGACGGTGACACACAGCGAACAAGGGGTCTGGTATGGACAGTAGGGCAGTCACCGAAGACGATCGGACCAGCCGGGACACGGCCGGCACGCCGTTCGGCCTCCGCTTCGCCCGGACGCCGCGCGCCGGCGTCGAGCTCGACCTCGACCACGTCCGCTACGACGAACGCAGCCAGCGCTCCCTCGCCGCCGATGGCGACCGCTGGCTGCCCCTGATCGACCACCGCCTCGCCCAGACCCTGCAGACCAGCGGCGAGAGTCCACGCGAGGACGAGATCTTCGACAAGTCGTTCACGTGATAGCGCCGGACACCGTGCTCGTGCTCACCGGCCGGCTGGACGCCACCGCCGACCTGGTGATCACCGAACTCGACCGCCGGGACGTACCGGTGTTCCGGTGCGACCCGGCGGACTTCCCGGACCGGCTCGCGCTGTCCGCCACGTTCGACGGCGCGGGCGGGTGGACCGGGACGCTGCGCACGCCGTACCGGTCGGTCGAGCTGGACCGCATCGTCGGCGCCTACCACCGCCGGCCGGGCCGGATCGCCGTTCGTACCGGCGGGGCGGACGGCACTCCGGCGCAGGGCCCCGCCGGGGCCGGCGCGCCGGGACGGGGCCCGGACGCCGGGCACACCGCCGGTCCCGACGACGCCGGTACCAGCGGGGCCGACGAGTGGGCGACGGCGGAGGCGCGCGGCGGGTTCGGCGGGCTGCTCCGCGCCGTACCACGCTGGCTCAACGACCCCGGCCGGATGGAGCACGCCGAGTACAAGCCGGTGCAGCTCGCCGCGGCCGCCCGCGCCGGCCTGGCGACACCCCGGACGCTGATCACCACCGATCCGGCCGCCGCGCGGGAGTTCGTCGCCGGGCTGCCGCGCGCCGTGTACAAGCCGTTCCGCGGCTCGCTCCCGTCCGCCGGCGGCACCCGGTTCATCTACACCAGCCCGATCACCGCCGCCGAGATCGACGACTCGGTCCGGTACACGGCGCACCAGTTCCAGGAGTGGATCGACAAGGAGCACGAGGTGCGGCTGACCGTGGTCGGCAACCGGTACTTCGCCGCCCGGCTGACCGCGCGCTCCGACGACGCCCGCCTCGACTGGCGGTCCGACTACGACGCGGTCGACTACGCCGTCGCCGAGGTACCGGACGGGGTGCGCGCCGCGGTCGCCGCGATGCTCGCCGACCTGGGGCTGCGGTTCGCCGCCATGGACTTCGTCGTGCGGCCGGACGGGCGCTGGTACTTCCTGGATCTCAACCCCAACGGGCAGTGGGGCTGGATCGAGCACCACACCGGGCTGCCCATCTGCGCCGCCATCGCCGACGCGCTCACCGGATGCGTCGGGTAACGCAGCCGTCGTTCGCCTGCGTCCGATCGGGGTGACGGCGCAAAGGCCACCCGCTTCGACCCTTCGATGGGGAGCGGGCTCGCCCCTCCCCATCGAAGGTGGGTCAGCCGCGGGTGTGCTCGCCGAGCATCTGGACGCGGCCGTCACCCTCGACGACCTCGCCGAGGACCCAGGCGTTCACGTCGTGCGCGGCCAGCAGCGAGATCGCCCGGTCGACGTCGGCGGGACCGACGATGGCGACCATGCCGACGCCCTGGTTGAAGGTGCGTTCCATCTCCTCGGCGTCGATGCGCCCCTTGGTGGCGATCAGGTCGAAGATCGGCTGCGGCCGCCAGGACGAGCGGTCCACGATCGCGTCCAGGTCCTCGGGCAGCGACCGGACCAGGTTGCCCGGGATGCCGCCGCCGGTGATGTGCGCGAACGCGTGCACGTCGCACTCCTGGATCAGCGACAGGCAGTCCTGCGCGTAGATCCGGGTCGGTACGAGCAGCTCCTCGCCCAGCGAGCGCTGCACGCCGAGGTCGTCCACCACGGTGTCGAGCTTCATCCGGCCGGCGCCCAGCAGTACGTGCCGGACCAGCGAGAACCCGTTCGAGTGCAGGCCGGACGAGCCGAGCGCGATCAGGGTGTCGCCCAGCTGGACCCGGTCGCCGCCGAGCACCTTGTCGGCGTCGACGACGCCGATGCCGGTCCCGGAGATGTCGTACTCGTCCGGGCGCAGCATGCCCGGGTGCTCGGCGACCTCGCCGCCCACCAGCGAGCACCCCGCGTACCGGCAGCCGTCGGCGATGCCGGCGACGATCTCGACGATGCGCTCCGGCACGACCTCGCCGCAGGCCACGTAGTCCTGCAGGAACAGCGGCTCGGCGCCGCACACGACCAGGTCGTCGACCACCATCGCGACCAGGTCGACGCCGACCGTGTCGTGGATGCCCATCTGCTGCGCGATCAGCAGCTTGGTGCCGACGCCGTCGGTGGAGGAGGCGAGCAGCGGCTTGGCGTACTTCGTGGTGTCCAGCGCGAACAGGCCGGCGAAGCCGCCGATGCCGCCGACCACCTCGGGCCGGAAGGTCTTGTGCACCTTGCTCTTCATCAACTCGACGGCCTGCTCACCGGCCTCGATGTTGACGCCGGCCTCGGCGTAGCTGGAGCCGCGCTTGCGGCCACGGCCGGCGGTGCCGGACCACGGGACGGTACCCGCTCGCTGACCCGTCTCGCCGTTGGTGCCGTCGGTCGTACCAGCTCGCT
This genomic interval carries:
- a CDS encoding nitroreductase family protein; the encoded protein is MEFAEVVRRRRMVRNYDPDRPVPADVRDRILRHALRAPSAGFSQGWAFLVLESAEDRARFWAATAPDDSTPDAPSRWLARMSTAPLLVVPLSHRDAYLDRYAEPDKGWTDRDEARWPVPYWHIDTGFAALLMLLTAVDEELGACFFGIPPERIDAFRAAFGVPEPYQPIGALTIGYRAPDPRSPSLRRGHRPFDDVVHFGRW
- a CDS encoding BldC family transcriptional regulator, with product MASRTHESEPLLTPAEVASMFRVDPKTVTRWAKAGKLSAIRTLGGHRRYRESEVRALLQGQIPTQRQGE
- a CDS encoding Glu/Leu/Phe/Val family dehydrogenase, yielding MGVFTADSGHEQVVFCQDKPSGLKAIIAIYSTALGPSLGGTRFYPYESEADAVHDALELSRGMAYKNALAGLDLGGGKAVIWGDPNTIKSEALLRAYGRFVESLAGRYITACDVGTYVADMDIVAKETRYVTGRSVEHGGAGDSSILTAYGVFQGMRAAAEHAWGTPTLRGRRVGVAGVGKVGRYLLQHLTEDGAQIVATDPSPAATEWMRSTFPQVDVVADTDALLASDIDVYAPCAMGGALNDETVGALRAKIVCGAANNQLAHPGVEKVLADRGVLYAPDYVVNAGGVIQVADEIDGFNFDRAKSRASKIFDTTKEILALSDSDGVPPAVAADRLAERRMAECGRLRGILLPAH
- a CDS encoding DUF3073 domain-containing protein: MGRGRAKAKQTKVARQLKYHTPDTDLGALERELGSGPSNGDDLNSVDEYGDSYDSYEEESGQRAANGR
- a CDS encoding ferritin-like domain-containing protein, with protein sequence MAFDISNYKNNSVRVKFDDVDYDSFRERPLTPAALRTLRYMSDVESHTICYLRDLLVTPSHKDPEVTAFLTHWAYEEFWHGEALDEVLRVHGMLADYAHIREVRLAQGVKDRLAPINQALAANIIGEDFVAVHMSWGAINEWSAHSAYARMMQREDHPELTKLLKRVQQQETRHLAFYASQAKDRLERSAKARKLTRFAMKAFWGPVGSTIEPKRETAFVLNYLMGGPEGAKHIERIDRKMDELPGLGGMNLVRKAIAKFGVGPGVAERQQSLLHRLSGLRAVAAPRARTVAGALTRPIEVPPAAPSSGEPTATA
- the purM gene encoding phosphoribosylformylglycinamidine cyclo-ligase is translated as MTQVTERAGTTDGTNGETGQRAGTVPWSGTAGRGRKRGSSYAEAGVNIEAGEQAVELMKSKVHKTFRPEVVGGIGGFAGLFALDTTKYAKPLLASSTDGVGTKLLIAQQMGIHDTVGVDLVAMVVDDLVVCGAEPLFLQDYVACGEVVPERIVEIVAGIADGCRYAGCSLVGGEVAEHPGMLRPDEYDISGTGIGVVDADKVLGGDRVQLGDTLIALGSSGLHSNGFSLVRHVLLGAGRMKLDTVVDDLGVQRSLGEELLVPTRIYAQDCLSLIQECDVHAFAHITGGGIPGNLVRSLPEDLDAIVDRSSWRPQPIFDLIATKGRIDAEEMERTFNQGVGMVAIVGPADVDRAISLLAAHDVNAWVLGEVVEGDGRVQMLGEHTRG